DNA sequence from the Pseudomonas tritici genome:
CGATTGGGTGCTACTGGCCAAGGCCGACAGCAAGATCCAACTGACCGACCTTGAGCACGCGCGCCGCTACAAGATCGGCGCCTACAAGGGCGACGCCATTGCTGAAACGCTGGAAAAGCAGGGCCTTAACCCGGTCGTTGCACTGCGTGACCAAGACAATGCGCAAAAGCTGGTGGAAGGCCAGATTGATCTGTGGGCGACCGGTGACCCGGCGGGTCGTTACCTAGCCCGCCAGGTCGGGGTGACCCAGCTTAAAACCGTCTTGCGCTTCAACAGTGCCCAGCTTTACCTGGCGTTGAATAAAGACGTGCCGGATGAAGTGGTGAGCAAGCTGCAGGCGGCGCTTGATCAGTTACGGGATGAGGGCGTTATCGATCAAATCATGGCCCGTTACCTCTAGGTTCGGCTCTGCTTGAGGGGCTTCTGATGCTGGAGGCGCTTCATCCGGCAATGGCGCGGCCTCGGAAGACTCGCTCATATAAATGTGATCACCATTGGTGTAGCTGACGGTACCTGAAACCTGGCTGCCGTCCTGACGCAGCAGGCAATACTCACTGCGCACAAGGTAAGCCGCGACGGCTTTGTTTGGCGGGACGTAAGTGATGATTTCCAGCGGCGAGGCGTGGCTCCAGCCTTTCGCCGAGCGTTGGGTGTGCGTGAAGTCTCGGTCCAGATGCGCCGAAAAATTCAACTCAAAGGCATGTGGGTACACGGGCCACTCGTTGCTCAGGTCGATGCTGGTGTTGGCTGCCAGGGCCTTGGCATTTCCTCCCAGTTCGCCCTTGGTGGCCGTCCACATGAACGGCTGACTGGTCGCCTCGGTGTTGTGCCCGAAGCCGGCGATAAGGTGGCGGTCCGTGCGCTCCAGGCGATAGGTGGGCGACGACTGAGACTGTTCGACTGCAGTCAGCTCCGGGTCTTTTACACAGAACCACGGCAGCTCGCACACCTGAAGCGTTGAGGTGGTGTCATCCGCAGCAGGGCTTTCATGCCCGATGAGGGCGGGAGGTGCCGGCAGGTCGCTGAGTTGCGCGGTCAGCGCCAGCCGCAGCGCGTAGGTCTCTACGCTTGGCCTGGCATAACTGTCACTGCCAAGGAAGGTGCCAGGTGCCAGGTAGGCTTCGCCGGGAGATGCACCGGGAGGGATGACCGACCAGGCGCTGAAATCGTTGGCGGAGCCGCTGCCTTTATCATTCCAGATCAGTTCGCCCGCTTGAGCTGTTACGACCAGGTCTGCTCGTACGCAGCGTACGGCATGGCGCGAAGGTTTGTCGTAGCCGACACCGCACACCAGTCCCATCGTGACGTAACCCTCCGGGGGCAGCGGGCGCCAGATTGAAAAATTGGCGTGAGCGCCAGTCCCTTCATCGTGCCACACCAATTGATAGTCAACGGGCGCACGCAGGGCCGTGCCGTCGACCTTATTCGCGTCGCTCACGACGGCGACGATCTTGCTGTGGTTGATATTGCGATAGTGACCCACCGCAATATCACCCAGGGCGTAAAACGGGTTCAGCGCGTCGGATGTCATGCTGGGCCGCCAGAGGCCGACGGCTTCGTGCGCGCTGGACCCCTTGTCGTTCCACAGGGGCAGGAATTCGCTGGTAAAGCTGATGAGCAGGTCGTTGAATTGCAGAGGCTTCATGATGGGCTCTCCAGTTGATGGGAGCATCAACTATCGAGCAGTCAGCGCATTGCCGGGCTGTATCTATCTACGCGCTGGAAGGTAGGTGCCGTTTTTGCCGTGACCCGCCATCGCTTGGTTACTGCGCACGCTGATCATCAACTTGATATCGATCCAATCGACGCCCTGAGCCTTAAGTTTGGGCAGCTCGCGCTCCAGCACCGCCAGGGTTTGCGGGTAAGGGTGACCGATCATCACGACCGAACCCTGCTTGTGGGCCAGCTTGATTGCGGTCTGCAATTGCGTGGTGATCGCTGCTTCAGTGCGCTCGTCATCGAGGAATACATCCCGCGAGACATGGGCCAATCCAATCTTCTGCGCCTCGGCTGCCGCGACGGTCTGCGCGCTGGTGCGGCTGTCGACGAAGAACTTGTTGCGCCGTTGCAGCTCGGCCATCAACCAGGCCATGGCGACCGGTTGCGCGGTCATGCGGCTGCCCATGTGGTTGTTGATGCCTGCGGTGTAGGGCACCGCCTTGAACGCAGCGTCCAGGCGCTTGGCGAGTTCTTCGATGGGCAGCTCAGGGTGCCAGGCGAAGGGGCCGGTCGCCGGGTCCATGGGCATATGCAGGATCACGATCTTGCCGGCTTTGTGTGCCTCGCGGGCAAATTCGGCGGCGTGGGGTGTGTCGGGCATGACCGCCGTGGTGACCGGCCCAGGCAGGGCCAGCACGCGACGATCCCGGGGCAGGTTCTGCCCGAGGTCGTCGATGATGAGGGTCAGGTAGGCTTTGTGCGGCTCGCCGGCAGGCGTCGCATGGGCGACGCCTGCCAGGCTGCACAGCACCGCGATGATCAGGGCAAAACGCATATCAACGGCTGCGCGTGATGCTCAGGCCTTTGAGCAGGCTGAGTGCCTGAGCCAGCTGGTAGTCGTCGTCCTGCGGCATCGGCTTGGCTTTCTTGCCGCTGCCGGTCGGTTGGTCGGCGCCGCCGTTGCCATTGCCCAAATGACCTTGCAGGTCCGCTTCTTTGTAGTACTCGCTGTCGATCTCGTTGGTGATCTTGGCCTTGCGCACCTCAATGTCCGGCACGATGCCCTGGGCCTGGATCGAGCGGCCGTTCGGCGTGTAGTACAAAGCAGTGGTGATCTTCAGCGCACGCTCGTTGTTCAGCGGCAACACGGTTTGTACCGAGCCTTTGCCGAAGCTGGTGGTGCCCATCAGCACGCCGCGTTTCTGGTCTTGCAGGGCGCCGGCGACGATTTCCGACGCCGAGGCGCTGCCGCCGTTGATCAGCACGGCCAGCGGCACGTTTTCGCTGAGGTCGTTGCCGGTGGCCGAGAAGCGCAGTTCGGAGTTGGCAATACGGCCCTTGGTGTAGACGATCAGGCCCTTGGTGATGAAGTGATCAACCACTTCCACCGCCGATTGCAGCACGCCGCCTGGGTTGTTGCGCAGGTCGAGCACGATGCCGCTGAGTTTCTTGCCGTTGTCCTTGCGCAGCTTGGCCAGGGCCTTGGCCACTTCGTCACCGGTCTTGACCTGGAACTGGGTGATACGGATGTAACCGTAGCCCGACTCCAGCAGCTGGCTCTTCACGCTCTTGACCACAATGGTCGCGCGGGTCAGCGTTACATCGAACGGGTTGCCGCCGTCGCGTACCAGGGTCAGGGTGATTTTCTGGCCGATCTTGCCGCGCATCTTGTCGACGGCTTCGGTCATGGTCTGGCCACGGGTCGGCTGGCCGTTGATCTTGACGATGAAGTCGCCGGCCTGGATGCCGGCCTTCGACGCGGGGGTGTCATCGATCGGCGAGACCACCTTGATGTTGCCGTCTTCGGCGCCAACTTCAATGCCCAGGCCGCCGAACTCACCGCTGGTGCTTTCCTGCAGCTCGGCAAAATCTTCCGGGCCCAGGTAGGCGGAGTGCGGGTCGAGGTTGCTGAGCATGCCCTTGATGGCATTCTCCAGCAGGGTCTTGTCATCTACGGGTTCGACATAGGCTGCCTTGATCCGGTCCATGACCTCGGCAAAGGTGCGCAGCTCGTCCAGCGGCAACGGCGCCTTGGTGGTCGCGGCGGTGGCAGCAGGTGCAGCCGGGGCGGCCTGGTCGGCGAAAGCCAGGGGCGCGCCGATCACCAGGGCGATCGTCAGGGCCAGCGAAGTGAGGCGGGACAAATGCAGCATGTCGAACGAACTCCTAATGTAGATGCGACCCTTATCCTTGGGTTCTGCACCATTGTGCAGGATCGCTCGGGCGACCCTGCTGACGAATAGCGAAGTACAGCGCCGGAGTGTCCTGGCCACCACTGTTACCCACAGTGGAGATGGATTCACCGGCTTTTACAACATCACCTGCCGACTTGAGTAAAGTCTGATTGTGGCCGTAAAGGCTCAAATAGCCATTACCGTGGTCGAGAATCACCAACAAACCGGCGCCGCGCAGCCAATCGGCAAATACCACGCGCCCACCGTGAACAGCGTGGACCTGGCTGCCGGCAGAGGCGCTGATCATCACCCCGTCCCACTTGGCGCGGGTGTCATCGCCACGGGTTTCACCGAAGCGTGCCAGTAATCGACCATCAACCGGCCATGGAAGTTTGCCGCGAGCTGAAGCAAAAGGGCCGCCGAACGACTCGCCGGCGCTGGAAACCAGCGGGCCAGGGGCTGCATGCGCCGGTTTGCGCGGTGCCGGGGCGTCCGAGGTGGCAGCCAGTTCGGCCTCACGCTGGCGCTTTTTTTCGGCTTCCTGCTGGGCGATCAGCGCTTTCTGCCGCGCTTCTTCGGCCTCACGTGCCTGGCGAGCCAGGGTTTCTTCGATGGTCTTGAGCACTTTGGCCAAGTCGGCCTGGTCCTGCTCGCGGGCTTGCAGCTTGGCGTCGCGCGCCTTTACGTCGTCATTGAGCTTGGCCAGGGCCAGCTGGCGCTCCTTGCGGACCTTGTCCAGCTCGTTGCGCTGGGTGTCGAGGGCGCTTTTCTGGTCCTGCAATTGCGATTGCTGGTTGGCGATTTCCTGTTCCACATTGACCAACTGGCGCAGAGTCTCGTTGAAGCTTTTCAATTGCTCCATGCGGGCTTTGCTCAGGTAGTCGTAGTAGGTGAGGGTGCGCGCAAATTTCTCAGGGTTCTGCTGGTTGAGCAGCAGCTTGAGGTACTCCTGGCGGCCGTTCTGGTAGGCGGCGCGGGCCTGGATTGCGATCAGGCGTTGCTGTTCAACGCGTGCGCTCTGGAGTTTTTTTTTCTCAGCGTCGAGTCGCTCCAGTTCCGACTCGCTCTTCTTTAATTCTTTTTGTAGCTCCTGGACCTGCTTCTCCAGCTTGCCCATCTCGGTTTCCGTGCCGCGTAGGTCTTTCTGCACCCCGGACTTTTCTTCCTGGAGCTTGCCGAGCAGCTTTTTCAGCTCGGTAATGTCCTGACGCGTAGCGTCCAACTGTTGTTGGGTTTGTGCGCGCTCATCGGCAAACGCCGGTTGGAGCAGGCAGACAAGAGCAAGGGTAATCAAGGCGCGAAGCATAGAGGCGGGCGACACCAGGGAAATGGACGGCCTAGTATGCCCGCCAAGCGCGGCAAAAAAAACGCCCAATTGGGGCTGGAAGGCAAGATAGGTGCCGAG
Encoded proteins:
- a CDS encoding divergent polysaccharide deacetylase family protein encodes the protein MRFALIIAVLCSLAGVAHATPAGEPHKAYLTLIIDDLGQNLPRDRRVLALPGPVTTAVMPDTPHAAEFAREAHKAGKIVILHMPMDPATGPFAWHPELPIEELAKRLDAAFKAVPYTAGINNHMGSRMTAQPVAMAWLMAELQRRNKFFVDSRTSAQTVAAAEAQKIGLAHVSRDVFLDDERTEAAITTQLQTAIKLAHKQGSVVMIGHPYPQTLAVLERELPKLKAQGVDWIDIKLMISVRSNQAMAGHGKNGTYLPARR
- a CDS encoding Vps62-related protein, with the protein product MKPLQFNDLLISFTSEFLPLWNDKGSSAHEAVGLWRPSMTSDALNPFYALGDIAVGHYRNINHSKIVAVVSDANKVDGTALRAPVDYQLVWHDEGTGAHANFSIWRPLPPEGYVTMGLVCGVGYDKPSRHAVRCVRADLVVTAQAGELIWNDKGSGSANDFSAWSVIPPGASPGEAYLAPGTFLGSDSYARPSVETYALRLALTAQLSDLPAPPALIGHESPAADDTTSTLQVCELPWFCVKDPELTAVEQSQSSPTYRLERTDRHLIAGFGHNTEATSQPFMWTATKGELGGNAKALAANTSIDLSNEWPVYPHAFELNFSAHLDRDFTHTQRSAKGWSHASPLEIITYVPPNKAVAAYLVRSEYCLLRQDGSQVSGTVSYTNGDHIYMSESSEAAPLPDEAPPASEAPQAEPNLEVTGHDLIDNALIP
- a CDS encoding S41 family peptidase, which gives rise to MLHLSRLTSLALTIALVIGAPLAFADQAAPAAPAATAATTKAPLPLDELRTFAEVMDRIKAAYVEPVDDKTLLENAIKGMLSNLDPHSAYLGPEDFAELQESTSGEFGGLGIEVGAEDGNIKVVSPIDDTPASKAGIQAGDFIVKINGQPTRGQTMTEAVDKMRGKIGQKITLTLVRDGGNPFDVTLTRATIVVKSVKSQLLESGYGYIRITQFQVKTGDEVAKALAKLRKDNGKKLSGIVLDLRNNPGGVLQSAVEVVDHFITKGLIVYTKGRIANSELRFSATGNDLSENVPLAVLINGGSASASEIVAGALQDQKRGVLMGTTSFGKGSVQTVLPLNNERALKITTALYYTPNGRSIQAQGIVPDIEVRKAKITNEIDSEYYKEADLQGHLGNGNGGADQPTGSGKKAKPMPQDDDYQLAQALSLLKGLSITRSR
- a CDS encoding substrate-binding periplasmic protein, yielding MFKTLLLALASTSLLLAGSANAEEPSDASLVLLTENFPPYNMAKNGKNFAKDENIEGIAVDIVRETFKRAGISYNLTLRFPWERIYKLALEKPGYGVFVMARLPDREALFKWVGPIGPDDWVLLAKADSKIQLTDLEHARRYKIGAYKGDAIAETLEKQGLNPVVALRDQDNAQKLVEGQIDLWATGDPAGRYLARQVGVTQLKTVLRFNSAQLYLALNKDVPDEVVSKLQAALDQLRDEGVIDQIMARYL
- a CDS encoding murein hydrolase activator EnvC family protein; the protein is MLRALITLALVCLLQPAFADERAQTQQQLDATRQDITELKKLLGKLQEEKSGVQKDLRGTETEMGKLEKQVQELQKELKKSESELERLDAEKKKLQSARVEQQRLIAIQARAAYQNGRQEYLKLLLNQQNPEKFARTLTYYDYLSKARMEQLKSFNETLRQLVNVEQEIANQQSQLQDQKSALDTQRNELDKVRKERQLALAKLNDDVKARDAKLQAREQDQADLAKVLKTIEETLARQAREAEEARQKALIAQQEAEKKRQREAELAATSDAPAPRKPAHAAPGPLVSSAGESFGGPFASARGKLPWPVDGRLLARFGETRGDDTRAKWDGVMISASAGSQVHAVHGGRVVFADWLRGAGLLVILDHGNGYLSLYGHNQTLLKSAGDVVKAGESISTVGNSGGQDTPALYFAIRQQGRPSDPAQWCRTQG